The Planococcus liqunii genome includes a region encoding these proteins:
- a CDS encoding YolD-like family protein, which yields MKINQQLRVIKDRGTIKWQGMLLNEPVKMQQEEVEEDKTMPQPKLDAYDLQLIQEELEWALKRRCNVIIHTWKEGKVTRHYGAILSIDQTANILTYADPFKDRTLNSAEIVSVNIVD from the coding sequence ATGAAAATCAATCAACAATTAAGGGTCATTAAGGACCGGGGAACCATCAAGTGGCAAGGCATGTTGTTAAATGAACCTGTAAAAATGCAGCAAGAAGAAGTGGAAGAAGATAAAACGATGCCTCAACCGAAATTGGATGCATATGACCTGCAGCTGATCCAGGAAGAATTGGAATGGGCCCTTAAACGCCGATGCAATGTTATTATCCATACGTGGAAGGAAGGCAAAGTGACCAGGCATTATGGTGCGATTTTAAGTATTGATCAGACTGCTAACATACTCACCTATGCAGATCCATTTAAGGATCGCACATTAAATTCGGCCGAGATTGTATCAGTGAATATCGTCGATTAA